A window of Tripterygium wilfordii isolate XIE 37 chromosome 7, ASM1340144v1, whole genome shotgun sequence contains these coding sequences:
- the LOC120001246 gene encoding SAGA-associated factor 11 isoform X2, giving the protein MYFQLSSQFFENLLDSMIVDVASECHRMARLGLDRNLEEGEDELRLSALARAQVADPSHSGRTNNGKDVRDIFGNDNSAVSNEVFKCMKCGKPTAVGKFAPHLENCMGKGRKSRPKTRSSTAIQNQNQNRYSKGTAVSLYSPYSNPTSTNELPNGTPGAAGEECPDGATEDS; this is encoded by the exons ATGTATTTTCAGCTTTCATCTCAATTTTTCGAGAATCTTCTCGATTCTATGATTGTTGATGTTGCATCTGAGTGTCACCGGATGGCAAGGTTGGGCCTGGATCGGAATTTGGAGGAAGGGGAAGATGAACTGAGATTGTCAGCATTAGCCCGAGCTCAGGTTGCTGATCCTAGTCACAGTGGTAGAACGAATAATGGTAAGGATGTGCGAGACATATTTGGAAATGATAATTCTGCAGTTAGCAATGAAGTATTCAAGTGCATGAAATGTGGAAAGCCAACTGCTGTTGGAAAGTTTGCTCCCCATCTGGAAAACTGCATGGGAAAG GGTAGAAAATCTCGTCCCAAGACGAGGAGTAGCACTGCTATACAGAATCAGAATCAGAATCGGTACTCAAAAGGTACCGCTGTTTCACTGTACTCTCCTTATTCAAATCCCACCAGTACGAACGAGTTACCAAACGGAACACCTGGTGCTGCAGGTGAGGAGTGCCCTGATGGGGCAACTGAAGATTCTTGA
- the LOC120001246 gene encoding SAGA-associated factor 11 isoform X3: MSAPNNEENLSSHSQLSSQFFENLLDSMIVDVASECHRMARLGLDRNLEEGEDELRLSALARAQVADPSHSGRTNNGKDVRDIFGNDNSAVSNEVFKCMKCGKPTAVGKFAPHLENCMGKGRKSRPKTRSSTAIQNQNQNRYSKGEECPDGATEDS; encoded by the exons CTTTCATCTCAATTTTTCGAGAATCTTCTCGATTCTATGATTGTTGATGTTGCATCTGAGTGTCACCGGATGGCAAGGTTGGGCCTGGATCGGAATTTGGAGGAAGGGGAAGATGAACTGAGATTGTCAGCATTAGCCCGAGCTCAGGTTGCTGATCCTAGTCACAGTGGTAGAACGAATAATGGTAAGGATGTGCGAGACATATTTGGAAATGATAATTCTGCAGTTAGCAATGAAGTATTCAAGTGCATGAAATGTGGAAAGCCAACTGCTGTTGGAAAGTTTGCTCCCCATCTGGAAAACTGCATGGGAAAG GGTAGAAAATCTCGTCCCAAGACGAGGAGTAGCACTGCTATACAGAATCAGAATCAGAATCGGTACTCAAAAG GTGAGGAGTGCCCTGATGGGGCAACTGAAGATTCTTGA
- the LOC120001246 gene encoding SAGA-associated factor 11 isoform X1, with protein MSAPNNEENLSSHSQLSSQFFENLLDSMIVDVASECHRMARLGLDRNLEEGEDELRLSALARAQVADPSHSGRTNNGKDVRDIFGNDNSAVSNEVFKCMKCGKPTAVGKFAPHLENCMGKGRKSRPKTRSSTAIQNQNQNRYSKGTAVSLYSPYSNPTSTNELPNGTPGAAGEECPDGATEDS; from the exons CTTTCATCTCAATTTTTCGAGAATCTTCTCGATTCTATGATTGTTGATGTTGCATCTGAGTGTCACCGGATGGCAAGGTTGGGCCTGGATCGGAATTTGGAGGAAGGGGAAGATGAACTGAGATTGTCAGCATTAGCCCGAGCTCAGGTTGCTGATCCTAGTCACAGTGGTAGAACGAATAATGGTAAGGATGTGCGAGACATATTTGGAAATGATAATTCTGCAGTTAGCAATGAAGTATTCAAGTGCATGAAATGTGGAAAGCCAACTGCTGTTGGAAAGTTTGCTCCCCATCTGGAAAACTGCATGGGAAAG GGTAGAAAATCTCGTCCCAAGACGAGGAGTAGCACTGCTATACAGAATCAGAATCAGAATCGGTACTCAAAAGGTACCGCTGTTTCACTGTACTCTCCTTATTCAAATCCCACCAGTACGAACGAGTTACCAAACGGAACACCTGGTGCTGCAGGTGAGGAGTGCCCTGATGGGGCAACTGAAGATTCTTGA
- the LOC120002349 gene encoding RING-H2 finger protein ATL66-like, producing the protein MARPSEVQQPLHWNFTDLIPTSFLHHLHSKSFFLMLVFFSLLILITTLSIYAHWVCRHKRRLSTTATTVAPSCSSSPGLNQATIDSLPVSLHRSSMEINIAEGECCICLSLLEDEDKVKVLPDCNHEYHSECVDKWLSTQSSCPLCRASLGAVNSLHDSAIP; encoded by the coding sequence ATGGCCCGACCTTCTGAAGTACAACAGCCCCTTCACTGGAACTTCACTGATTTAATTCCCACAAGTTTTCTTCATCATTTGCATAGCAAATCATTCTTCCTAATGCTAGTATTCTTCTCTCTACTAATCCTTATCACCACCCTATCAATTTATGCTCATTGGGTTTGTCGCCATAAACGCCGCCTCTCAACCACGGCCACCACCGTTGCACCATCATGTTCAAGCTCACCGGGGCTTAATCAAGCCACCATCGATAGCCTTCCGGTAAGCTTGCACCGTTCATCGATGGAGATTAATATCGCTGAAGGTGAGTGCTGCATATGCCTCAGTTTACTTGAAGATGAAGATAAGGTGAAGGTGTTGCCTGATTGTAACCATGAATATCATTCTGAATGCGTGGACAAGTGGCTCAGTACTCAGTCTAGCTGCCCTCTTTGTAGAGCTTCTTTAGGAGCTGTAAATTCTCTCCATGACTCTGCCATCCCTTGA